The following nucleotide sequence is from Stigmatopora nigra isolate UIUO_SnigA chromosome 8, RoL_Snig_1.1, whole genome shotgun sequence.
ttttttgttgttgtttccagGCAATGGTACTTTGAACAAACATGCAGGCATCGACTATAAACAGCTTTCTCTCCTGGCTAGAATAAATGAGAACCAGTCTGGAGAGGTATGTTGAGATACATTGAAATGCATTGTATAGATAATTTTAGCTTGGCGGGGGTTTAGCCTCAAATATCAATACAAACTATCTTCCAAAATTCAAGActaatatattattttctaaGAAATGCACTGTGAATAGAAGAAAAATTAAACCTAGGACGAAAAAGTCCGGAAAAGTCAATGTTAAATAGCTAGTTTGGCCATATCTGAAAGGTCGGTGACCCTTGAAATATTTTCCTGTACCCCTGCAGTTGTGGCAAGGACGCTGGCAAGGCAACGAAATCGTGGTCAAAGTACTGAAAGTCCGCGATTGGACCACCAGAAAAAGCCGAGACTTCAACGAGGAGTATCCCAAACTCAGGTGACCGTCCAtgttgtgttttctttcttctcttgATCACCATTAGTCTTGTTTCTGTGCCCCAACCACTATGTATGCACATTTCTTGCTACATATCTGTAAAAGATAGTCatagtaaatttaaaaatacttaattGAGTTCATATGTTAAGTTCTATGTGCATTTTTCATTTCCACTCATTGTTGAAGGACATTGCTTGTTTCAAATGCgccatatttgtattttgttgttgtctgtctcctcctcaTCACAACCCCAGGATCTTTTCCCACCCTAATGTCCTCCCTATGTTGGGAGCTTGTCAATCACCGCCAGCCCCTCACCCTATCATCATCACACACTGGATGCCTTACGGCTCCCTCTACAATGTTCTACACGAGGGCACCAGTGAGTACTTCAAGGAACGATCGATCATGTACTCGTAAAGCCAATAGGTGCTTTTTTCCTCCAATGTTTGTGTTTCTTCTCGTCTCGTCCTCAGACTTTGTTGTGGACCAGACGCAAGCGGTGAAGTTTGCTCTGGATATCGCGTGTGGGATGGCCTTCTTGCACACGCTGGAGCCCATGATTCCACGACATTATCTGAACAGCAAGAGTATCATGGTAAGGagatataaaaaatatagatgAAAAATTACTTTTTATAGGATATTTCTTAAACTCACTAGTTagttaatagtcattttttttttggtttttcatgagaaataaaaaggataattttttttaaaacatcctaaaaataatctaaaatgttttatttaaaatttttgaatttttttaagtgaaaataaaaataaaaatgctattaatgctgttttatttattagctTTAATGTTATTGAGGACATCAATATTTCTTCTCATTGTTGttcttttatttaaatcaatatttaatttattcattaaaaaatagaataattattagcacttttaaaataaaacaaaataatcaagaTCTAACATCCCATGTATGCagatatcacattttggctcaTGTACACGTacttaaacaaatatttatattgcgTCCCATAATGTGATGGTCACATATTTGGAccccaatttacaaaaaaacagtcCAAAGGGTTAAAAAAGGTTTTCACCCTATCAAACTGTTTTAGATAAACATTATGTGAGTTAACTGAATGTCCTTAAAACCTTTTGCCTACATGCTGTGAATGTATCTCCTCCCCCACACGTCCTTTTGAGTCCGAAGTGACACGTTACCCGTGTTCCATCCACACAGATCGATGAAGACATGACAGCCAGGATCAGCATGGCCGATGTCAAGTTTTCCTTTCAGTGTGCTGGCAGGATGTACTCCCCCGCTTGGGTTGCCCCTGAGGGTACGTGATGCAGTATACTCGCCTTCAAAGTGACATCTTAAGCATGAACGATCACTTTAGGGGGGGAGGGGAGGGTAAGGAAACTATAATCTCTACAAGATGTCCTCCAGAGATGCAGCGTCTAAACTTATTAGGGAGGAAAGAACGTTTGAAACCAGCAAGAAGCAGAATTTGTCTTTTAGTGAATCGTAGAAGTGAAATGgtattttttgcaggtttttatAGGCTCTAATATACCCATATTTGATAGCATTGAGCTAATTTGAATAGAAAACATGTGCCTACcactgaaaaaatgtatttttttcactacTGTGTTTTGatgagtataaggcgcacttagaagtcctaaattttctttaaaatagacagggcgccttataatccagtgtgctttatatatttaaaaataaaatttgtcattcattgagggtgcgccttataatgcagcgCGCCTtgtaatgtggtgcgccttatagtcgagaaaatacgataaattAGACTTCTGCTAAGTAGTGTGGAATGAAAATTTGAAGTAAACTTCATTTTAAGTACTCAGAATTCTGAATGAGCCGCCACATTCAAAACATTGCCACATTTCCCTCATATTAAACACATTAACAtgataaaatgaattaacaatTCACAAAATACGTTACTGAAACATTGAGGCAAGCATGACTTTTGAAagaaatttttttaaatgtattttttaacattgtttGCCTGCTTTTCCTTGACAGCCCTGCAAAAGAAACCAGAGGACATCAATCGACGGTCAGCCGACATGTGGAGTTTCGCCGTGTTGCTATGGGAACTGGTCACCAGGGAGGTGCCCTTTGCTGACCTCTCCAATATGGAAATAGGCATGAAGGTCAGcagcctaaaaaaaatagccaggTGCCCTTATCTTTTAAGGGCaaccatggaaaaaaatgtccttcttCATCTCATTTCAGGTTGCCTTGGAAGGCTTGAGGCCCACAATTCCACCCGGCATCTCACCACATATCTGCAAGTTAATGAAAATCTGCATGAATGAGGACCCCGCCAAAAGGCCCAAGTTTGACATGATCGTGCCTATTCTGGAGAAAATGCAGGACAAGTAAAAACAAAGAgcagacttttatttttaaatgtattttttcttctccctccCCACCCTGGGATGTTGCCTTAACTATTTTTCTTACCGCAGTATTGAGCACCGCCACAACTACAAATCAGGCAGCAGCTAATTGTTCGCTTTTTGTCGGTATATGTccgtttttattgtttttatttgtgtatgTCCGTTGTAATCGTATGGACTAAATAACCTGTGGAGAGAATTCATTCGGAtcggaatgtttttttctacagaATATGCTAAAAGCAGGTCTTATCCCACCCTGAGGTGCCGCATCAGCATTTTTGCGAAGCATGACAATGCATTACTTTGCGTATTCATGAGTAAagctatttttatttacaactaACTCATGTTCCCAAAGCTCCTAAGATGGCGTGCGGACTAAAGTCTAGTGTGATTTGTGATGTCTCCTTTGAAAATACAGcacaaatgtgcttttgataATATTTTTACCATTATATAAAGTGCCTGAGATGAAACTTAAGCGTTGAATTGTGGCTTACGACGGAGAACAAATAGCGTACTTAATGTTATTCgtcgttgtttttgttttttcattgcgTTCAACACatgattattatattttcttgtttctttAAACACATTTATGTTATTGTTAGTGTGCCTTCATCAGCTTGCTTGATTGCGTCCAAGCCAAAATCGAAAGCAACCTTTACagatgtatgtatttatatataaatatataaatatattgaattgagaagttgtattttcatttgTGTGATGCAAAATTGTTTGTAGGTTACAAGTTTGCGAAATGAGGCAACGTGAATACTTAAGGGGGCAgtttattttacaatatactTGAGTGATAACCTagtaataattgtttttatatttaatgtgaAGAAAAACACAAGGACATCCTAATTATTTCCACTGAGGGCCACATACAATAAATTGGATAGAAATGTGAGTGATAAAAgcttaaaagaaggaaaatgtgattattactaataacaaaataggtattatttaaaatacaatacagtGGAAATATCAGATATAGTGTCAGTTTCCTTTAATTTCATTTAGGGGAACTAagtgaattaaataaaatattccaaatatattatatgtaattattattatttacaaaaaaaggctaATACTGCGGAAACAATTATAATCAACGAACAATATATCTATaacacaattattgattaactACAGTATACACATAGTACTATGTTATAGTACTGGACCGGTTGGTATCACCGACCGGTATGTGTGACGTGAGCATCTGACGTTTGACGTCGGTTCGTCACCGGCCGAGCCCAGTTACCCGTTCGTGACAACGACCCCCACCTCCTCGGACCGGACCGTAGGCACCGGAGCCATCTCGTTCCCATGAAATCATGTAGCTAGCTTGCACTATTCGACATATTTCAAAGCCAAGGAGGTTTCGTCGGTAAGTGAGAATTCTTCCAGCTCCAAATATTGCCGTTTAATTCGACGTTTTGGAGCTAGCTGAAGCAGCTAGTGTTTAGCTTTGCTAAGATGATGGCGGACGGAGAGTGCCCGACTGCTCCGTTATTATGATCCAGCGGCCGGCTTACAAAATGCGACTGACGTGGTGCGCTTTCTCTTCGcgtattgtgttttatttcgtttatattccgtttttttaggGATGCTCCCGTAACGCCACGGTGTTTTATACCATCGATGTTTATTTATAGATCATCAGTGTGGAAGTGAAATGGCCAAAGTACGTTTTAGGCTCGGAAAAAACAGGCTACAATAGCAGAGTGTATATAATGTGTGTATTTTCTTACTTAATAGAGACATCAATAACGATTAAGCCACCAAATGTTTTGGGAATCAGCATGTAAACCATATAACGGTATAATGTACACTGTTATTACCGTTTGGACTACTGTTGTCACAATACAATAATCTTCAGTATATCAatatgaatgttaaaaaaaatactcgctACTGTATTCAGTACTACATTAGCTATTAATTTAAAGGGTCTTGTGATGTCATAGATAATGGTTTTCtgattcttaaaaaaattatataaattcaattcatattttaaactgcaaaaaaataacaagtccCAAAATAAATCAACTGATAAAGTATGATTATGTGTGTGAGAATTGTagtcaaatatgtttttcatgAGAAATGAGGGTAAAATTCTTTCCATCCACAGCTAAGCGAAACGCCAAGGAGTGATGGGCGGCCACGACGACGACACGATGCCGTACGTGGCCAACAAACAGCACGACAAAGAACTAAAGAAGATCAAACTGAAAGATTGGTGCGAGCAAGAATCCACAGGCAACAACGCCAAGTGGCGCAAAGAAGACCAAAACCACTTGCGCAAAGTCAGCGAAAACCAACAGGAGGACCACAACTGCAACATTTCTCACAATGGCAACCTGGAGGGGGATTGCGAGGAGTCCCCCAAAGTCTCCACCACCCGGGAGGAGGCCAATAACATCCTCAACGAGCCGCTTCTCATACACCCCACCGTGGAGGACGATGAGAAGGAGAGAAAAGAGGATGACAAGGGCGAGAAGTCGGAGGATGTCGCTACGGATGGAGAAGACGCCATGACGGCTGGAGAGAGCGAGGCTAAAGTCCCCGGCAGGAACGCTTGCCTCCTTTTCGCCAACGTCAACGCATCCCCGAGCGAAGACGAAGCCAATTGGCCGGCCTCCTCTCAGGACAATGCCCCCGATGCTTCTTCTCCGAATGGCAACAGAGGTAatactgttattttatttttttgcaagaaagTGTGTTGTTAAAGTATccttttatgacatttttcagACTCCTTTTGGGATTCCAATGCTTTCGAGACGGACACAGACCTGCCCGCCGGCTGGATGAGAGTCCGAGATACGTCGGGCACGTACTACTGGCATATCCCTACCGGGACCACCCAGTGGGAGCCCCCCTCGCCCCTCGGCAAGGTCGGGGATTCGGTGCTGTCGTCCACTATGTCGCTGGAGACTACGCCGTGTGAGGAGCCCGAGGTGAGGACATAAATGTTATACATGTTATTGTTAGAAATACAATTTGGGCCAAATATTCAAATTCTATTCATATtactttttgcatttcttttttttttgcaaaaaaagtaaacagtctttattcctttttttgttagatcctttttctttgaaaatatttgGTATAATAACTGATTCATATACATGACAGTTTTaaaattcaggtttttttcttccctaggAAACCTGGGCTCAGTTTTCTAGCACAGACGAAGGCACCGATGGAGAGCTTTGGAAGGTAAACCCAAATAAATTGCTAGTATAAAAGATTTTTGACAattaatttatgtatattttctcaGGAGGAAGGAGAGGTGGCGTCTGATCAAAGCCTGCGAGAGTTCGAGGGTGCAACTCTACGTTATGCTTCCATCAACCTCAAGTATTTCCTCTTCTTACTCCAATGTACCTTTATAtaaagatacaaataaaaatactttctcACTTTCTCCCTAATCCACAGCTATAACTGCTCCCAGCCCGAGGACGACGAGAAGAAGGTTCCACTCTGCACTGATTTGGAAAGCAAGGTATACACTTTCTTCCAATATGGAGAATTTTTtagcaaacatattttttgggagGGTAATAGTCTCAGAAGCACATTGTAGTGATGTTTTCTTGTCTTTATTGTCTTGGCATGGTGCTGTAGTGCTTTGCCGTGCGTTCCTTGGGCTGGGTGGAGATGTCAGAAGAAGACATGGCGCCCGGCAAGAGCAGCGTGGCCGTCAATAATTGTATCCGACAGCTCTCCTACCACAAACACAACTTGCACGATACTGCTGGGATCTGGGGAGAGGTGAGCACATGATTGCTTAAAGGGAGCTACCACAAATGATGTTTTGATACTATATTTTTGGAATAAGACTTTCTAATAATGATAGATTGCACTCAttatacaataaaaacattcaatttaattctattgtttttttctgcagggTAAGGACATGCTGATGGTCCTAGAGAACGACACCATGAACCTAATCGACCCGCTAGGTCAGACTTTGCTCCACACTCAGCCTATCGGCAGCATCCGCGTTTGGGGCGTCGGCAGAGACAACGGCAGGTtcgttttctcatttttttgcagttctgtctTGATTTGTATTGGTTAGTACTCACTTGGCACCTCTGCTGGACGTTTTGTGCTATTACAAGCACAGTTGCTTGACAATCTTCTTTCTaaccctcatttttttgttttccacgcTGCTTTTTCTATCCACACAAACAGGGAAAGGTACACACAAGTTATTTTAATTGGTGCACTGTGATGTTTATGTTAGCATATGCTAATTTGAATGCGTTTTTGTCCCACAGGGATTTTGCTTATGTGGCTCGGGACAACCTGACGCAGGTTCTGAAGTGTCACGTGTTTCGCTGCGATTCGCCCGCCAAGAACATCGCCACCACTTTGCACGAGATGTGCTCAAAGGTGGCCTTGATTGGAATTAAATTTTATGAAGtcaaaaaactaatttaaaaataaatcttttaTAGATTATGTTGGAAAGAAAGGCATCCAAGTCAGGATTGAGTCATCTCAGCTCAGATACGGGCAAACCTTTGTCTGTGGAAggtaaacaaaaacatatttttattaaaaacttttgcattttgggtcaattccttcaatttttttcatcagAGTTTCCAGCTCCCAAAAATGAACTTTTCCAGCGCTTCCAAGTGTATTATCTCGGTAGTGAGACTGTGGTAAAGCCAGTTGGTAAGAAAATCATCTTCTTCTGTTCGTCACATCTAAAAAATCACATCATAAAATACGATTTCATTCTTGTCAGGTATGGATGTGATCAACGACGCACTGGAGATCGCCGTAGAAGGCAAAGACAAGAATGATTGGACGCCAGTGTCTGTCAACGTGGCGCCTGCGACGCTCACCATACTTGCAAAGCAggtaggaaaatatttttttcctcaatccAATGGTTCTTTCTGTAATAATCAGTAAGACAAATCATcataaacaattattattattattatttttttttacactttttgaaCATACCGA
It contains:
- the LOC144200899 gene encoding scaffold protein ILK; this translates as MDDIFTQCREGNAVAVRLWLDNTENDLNQGDDHGFSPLHWACREGRSSVVDMLIMRGARINVMNRGDDTPLHLAASHGHRDILGKLIQCKGDTNAANEHGNTPLHYACFWGQDLVAEDLVNNGAQVSICNKYGETPLDKAKPHLRELLREKAEKMGQNLTKIPFKDTFWKGTTRTRPRNGTLNKHAGIDYKQLSLLARINENQSGELWQGRWQGNEIVVKVLKVRDWTTRKSRDFNEEYPKLRIFSHPNVLPMLGACQSPPAPHPIIITHWMPYGSLYNVLHEGTNFVVDQTQAVKFALDIACGMAFLHTLEPMIPRHYLNSKSIMIDEDMTARISMADVKFSFQCAGRMYSPAWVAPEALQKKPEDINRRSADMWSFAVLLWELVTREVPFADLSNMEIGMKVALEGLRPTIPPGISPHICKLMKICMNEDPAKRPKFDMIVPILEKMQDK
- the apbb1 gene encoding amyloid beta precursor protein binding family B member 1 isoform X1, encoding MGGHDDDTMPYVANKQHDKELKKIKLKDWCEQESTGNNAKWRKEDQNHLRKVSENQQEDHNCNISHNGNLEGDCEESPKVSTTREEANNILNEPLLIHPTVEDDEKERKEDDKGEKSEDVATDGEDAMTAGESEAKVPGRNACLLFANVNASPSEDEANWPASSQDNAPDASSPNGNRDSFWDSNAFETDTDLPAGWMRVRDTSGTYYWHIPTGTTQWEPPSPLGKVGDSVLSSTMSLETTPCEEPEETWAQFSSTDEGTDGELWKEEGEVASDQSLREFEGATLRYASINLNYNCSQPEDDEKKVPLCTDLESKCFAVRSLGWVEMSEEDMAPGKSSVAVNNCIRQLSYHKHNLHDTAGIWGEGKDMLMVLENDTMNLIDPLGQTLLHTQPIGSIRVWGVGRDNGRDFAYVARDNLTQVLKCHVFRCDSPAKNIATTLHEMCSKIMLERKASKSGLSHLSSDTGKPLSVEGKQKHIFIKNFCILGQFLQFFSSEFPAPKNELFQRFQVYYLGSETVVKPVGMDVINDALEIAVEGKDKNDWTPVSVNVAPATLTILAKQTEEVLSECRVRFLSFMGVGKDVRTFAFIMADGPRDFTCHKFWCEPNAASLSEAVQAACMLRYQKCLDARPPSLASCLPTPPTDSVARRVKKGVQSLLGSFKSYRSGSQSP
- the apbb1 gene encoding amyloid beta precursor protein binding family B member 1 isoform X2, yielding MGGHDDDTMPYVANKQHDKELKKIKLKDWCEQESTGNNAKWRKEDQNHLRKVSENQQEDHNCNISHNGNLEGDCEESPKVSTTREEANNILNEPLLIHPTVEDDEKERKEDDKGEKSEDVATDGEDAMTAGESEAKVPGRNACLLFANVNASPSEDEANWPASSQDNAPDASSPNGNRDSFWDSNAFETDTDLPAGWMRVRDTSGTYYWHIPTGTTQWEPPSPLGKVGDSVLSSTMSLETTPCEEPEETWAQFSSTDEGTDGELWKEEGEVASDQSLREFEGATLRYASINLNYNCSQPEDDEKKVPLCTDLESKCFAVRSLGWVEMSEEDMAPGKSSVAVNNCIRQLSYHKHNLHDTAGIWGEGKDMLMVLENDTMNLIDPLGQTLLHTQPIGSIRVWGVGRDNGRDFAYVARDNLTQVLKCHVFRCDSPAKNIATTLHEMCSKIMLERKASKSGLSHLSSDTGKPLSVEEFPAPKNELFQRFQVYYLGSETVVKPVGMDVINDALEIAVEGKDKNDWTPVSVNVAPATLTILAKQTEEVLSECRVRFLSFMGVGKDVRTFAFIMADGPRDFTCHKFWCEPNAASLSEAVQAACMLRYQKCLDARPPSLASCLPTPPTDSVARRVKKGVQSLLGSFKSYRSGSQSP